From the Pontiella agarivorans genome, one window contains:
- a CDS encoding sulfatase, whose product MMKYGIVVGLLCAIGIGAAAAPDRPNVLFIAIDDLRAELGCYGSEIAITPNIDKLASQGLQFNRAYCQQAICGASRASLMTGGRPDTIGITHNYVKFRDLNPDILTLPQAFAAQGYDTVYCGKVYHHGDLDPASWNRQPAVDKLPAGTHPVKDGFALPENRKLKAETRKKMLAKYGEVARLGLAMGPAFECADVPDNTYRDGYNTDLAIATLKEMVAENDKPFFLGFGMNKPHLNWVAPKKYWDLYDPETIPLAATSQGPKDGAMVGIHPSFELRVRAGIPKSGDFDPELARTMKHAYLACVSYVDAQIGRMIQALEESGVRDDTIIILWSDHGYHLGEMGMWCKATNYEISTRVPMIIWTPNMPEVSQGKTTDALVELVDMYPTLCDLAGIRKPAHLEGTSFAPLLEDPSRPWKTAAFSQFPSPALREWGAYPIRPAMRETYFGPLLMEVEDRIKDQMGEKWERDLFENHLMGYAMRTRQYRLIAWKDTQHPEAEPVFVELYDHKTDPDEMVNIAGQYPELVKELLVRLSKGWKGALPVIGNQ is encoded by the coding sequence ATGATGAAATATGGAATTGTTGTCGGTTTGCTCTGTGCCATCGGGATCGGTGCTGCAGCTGCTCCTGATCGGCCGAATGTACTGTTTATTGCCATCGATGATCTGCGGGCCGAGTTGGGCTGTTATGGATCTGAGATTGCCATTACACCGAATATCGACAAGCTGGCCTCGCAGGGATTGCAGTTTAATCGGGCCTATTGTCAGCAGGCCATCTGTGGAGCATCGCGTGCCAGTCTCATGACGGGCGGCCGTCCCGATACCATTGGCATCACGCATAATTATGTGAAATTCCGTGATCTGAATCCTGACATTCTCACGTTGCCGCAGGCCTTTGCTGCGCAGGGATACGATACGGTCTACTGCGGTAAGGTCTATCATCACGGCGATCTGGATCCGGCTTCGTGGAACCGCCAGCCTGCGGTGGATAAACTTCCTGCCGGAACTCATCCGGTGAAAGATGGGTTTGCACTTCCTGAAAACAGAAAGCTTAAGGCTGAAACGCGCAAAAAAATGCTCGCGAAATATGGGGAAGTGGCCCGGTTGGGTCTTGCCATGGGGCCGGCATTCGAGTGCGCCGATGTGCCGGATAATACCTATCGGGATGGCTACAATACGGACCTTGCCATTGCCACGCTGAAGGAGATGGTCGCCGAGAATGATAAGCCCTTTTTCCTGGGATTCGGGATGAATAAACCGCATCTCAACTGGGTGGCTCCAAAAAAATACTGGGATCTCTATGATCCCGAAACGATTCCGCTTGCTGCAACGTCACAGGGGCCGAAAGACGGAGCTATGGTGGGCATTCATCCGTCGTTTGAACTGCGTGTTCGCGCCGGTATTCCGAAAAGCGGCGACTTTGACCCGGAACTGGCCCGCACCATGAAGCATGCCTATCTGGCCTGCGTCAGTTATGTGGATGCACAGATCGGCCGGATGATCCAGGCACTGGAGGAATCTGGTGTTCGCGATGATACGATCATTATTCTCTGGAGCGATCATGGGTATCATCTCGGCGAAATGGGAATGTGGTGTAAAGCGACCAACTATGAAATTTCCACCCGCGTTCCGATGATCATCTGGACGCCGAATATGCCCGAAGTCAGCCAGGGAAAAACCACTGACGCGCTGGTTGAGCTGGTGGACATGTATCCGACGCTGTGCGACCTGGCGGGAATCAGAAAACCGGCGCATCTGGAAGGCACCAGTTTTGCACCGCTGCTCGAAGATCCTTCCAGACCTTGGAAAACCGCTGCATTCAGTCAGTTCCCCAGTCCGGCGTTACGAGAATGGGGGGCTTATCCCATTCGGCCCGCGATGCGCGAAACCTATTTCGGTCCATTGCTGATGGAGGTGGAAGACCGGATCAAAGATCAGATGGGGGAAAAGTGGGAACGCGATCTGTTTGAAAATCATCTGATGGGCTATGCCATGCGCACCAGGCAATATCGTCTGATTGCCTGGAAGGATACGCAGCATCCCGAAGCGGAACCGGTATTTGTCGAGCTCTATGATCATAAAACCGATCCTGATGAAATGGTGAACATTGCCGGGCAATATCCGGAACTGGTAAAAGAACTGCTGGTCCGGCTTTCCAAGGGTTGGAAAGGCGCATTGCCTGTGATTGGGAATCAATAG
- a CDS encoding cysteine desulfurase family protein, with the protein MYFDYAATTPPNDEVLKTFDTVNRDFWANPHALHRPGLRAEQLLEQARGQVLALLGAESGFRCIFTSGATESNNMAIRGTAYRFKKRGKHLITSAVEHPSVLTVFQSLESEGFDVTVLPVLGNGTVDPEELKNALRPDTTLVSLMHVNNEVGAINELPILGKVIKEGSDAVFHVDAAQSAGKLPIDLSKLQVDLLTFSAHKFYGLKGSGALLLPEKMVFKPLLYGGGQEFGLRSGTADPARAAAMAKALRLSLKNWEEDFAWVSKLRFQIQETLQKIPEVEINGSLDEGSPYIINCSVAGIKPETILQGLAEKKIYISTVSACSARQTAESFVVKAVTGDTKRAQHSIRISLASITAQDEVDGLCATLPELIETLR; encoded by the coding sequence ATGTATTTTGATTATGCCGCCACGACGCCTCCGAATGATGAGGTGCTGAAAACATTTGATACTGTAAACCGCGATTTCTGGGCGAATCCGCATGCATTGCATCGGCCGGGCCTGCGGGCGGAGCAGCTGCTGGAGCAGGCACGCGGTCAGGTGCTTGCGCTGCTGGGGGCGGAAAGCGGATTCCGCTGTATTTTCACGAGCGGAGCGACGGAATCGAATAATATGGCGATCCGCGGGACGGCGTACCGGTTTAAAAAGCGCGGAAAACATCTGATTACTTCGGCGGTGGAACATCCGTCGGTTCTGACGGTTTTCCAATCGTTGGAAAGCGAGGGGTTTGATGTGACGGTTCTTCCGGTCCTTGGAAACGGGACGGTTGATCCTGAGGAATTAAAAAATGCACTGCGTCCGGATACCACATTGGTTTCGCTGATGCATGTCAACAACGAGGTCGGCGCGATCAATGAGCTCCCCATCCTTGGAAAGGTGATCAAGGAAGGTTCCGATGCGGTTTTTCACGTTGATGCGGCGCAGTCGGCGGGCAAGCTGCCGATTGATCTGAGTAAACTTCAGGTGGATCTGCTGACATTTTCGGCGCACAAGTTTTATGGATTGAAAGGATCGGGAGCACTGCTGCTTCCGGAAAAAATGGTTTTTAAACCGCTGCTCTATGGCGGCGGTCAGGAATTCGGTCTGCGTTCGGGCACGGCCGATCCGGCGCGCGCGGCGGCAATGGCGAAGGCGCTGCGGCTTTCGCTGAAAAACTGGGAAGAGGATTTTGCCTGGGTGAGTAAGCTGAGGTTCCAGATTCAGGAAACCCTGCAGAAGATTCCGGAGGTTGAAATCAACGGGTCGTTGGATGAGGGGTCGCCGTATATCATCAACTGCTCGGTGGCGGGGATTAAGCCGGAAACAATTTTACAGGGGCTGGCGGAAAAGAAGATCTATATTTCCACGGTTTCGGCCTGCTCGGCCCGGCAGACGGCCGAGAGTTTTGTGGTGAAGGCGGTGACGGGGGATACGAAGCGCGCGCAGCACAGCATTCGTATCAGTCTGGCTTCCATTACTGCGCAGGATGAGGTTGATGGTCTCTGCGCAACGTTGCCGGAACTGATTGAAACCCTCCGCTGA
- the thiI gene encoding tRNA uracil 4-sulfurtransferase ThiI: protein MQYDAILIRLGELFLKGKNKQRFIDRLFQTAKNKLAAFPELKLEKERDHFMVLLNGTDFEAVLKRLDLVFGIHSYALGTLCDSNMDAICETALPAAIRACGDGKSIKFESKRNWKKFELNSIEISQQVARYVGTHAPEGSIKFNVKQPDLAIRVFVKEHQTLIVSDVRQAAGGLPIGLNGRALLMLSGGLDSPVAGYYMMKRGLVVEGIHFESPPYTTARARQKVYDLAEKMAHYLPRGKMQVHMIPFTELQKAIFDHVPESYGMTVMRRMMYRVTENIANSRTIHLLANGESLGQVASQTPDSMWAINAVTNLPVIRPLACMDKVDIMETARKIDTYEISIRPFEDCCTVFVPKYPSTSPSLKKCEKYETFFDWAPLVEKCAQGVETVTIEAGKPIRLDADTTDEICSLL, encoded by the coding sequence ATGCAGTACGATGCCATATTGATTCGGTTAGGTGAGCTGTTCCTGAAAGGAAAGAACAAGCAGCGGTTTATTGACCGTCTGTTTCAGACCGCAAAAAATAAACTGGCTGCTTTTCCGGAGCTGAAGCTGGAAAAGGAGCGTGACCATTTTATGGTGCTGCTTAACGGCACCGACTTTGAAGCCGTGCTGAAGCGGCTCGATTTGGTGTTCGGTATTCACTCCTATGCTTTGGGGACCCTGTGCGATTCCAATATGGATGCGATCTGCGAAACCGCACTGCCGGCGGCAATCCGCGCATGCGGGGACGGCAAAAGTATTAAGTTTGAGTCGAAACGAAACTGGAAAAAGTTTGAGCTCAACTCCATCGAAATTTCTCAGCAGGTGGCCCGGTATGTCGGAACGCACGCGCCCGAGGGATCGATTAAATTCAACGTCAAACAGCCCGATCTGGCCATCCGCGTTTTTGTGAAAGAACATCAGACGCTGATTGTTTCCGACGTGCGGCAGGCGGCAGGCGGATTGCCGATCGGCCTGAATGGACGGGCGCTGCTGATGCTTTCGGGCGGGCTGGATTCGCCGGTCGCCGGTTATTATATGATGAAACGCGGGCTTGTGGTGGAGGGCATCCATTTTGAGTCGCCGCCGTATACCACGGCGCGGGCACGCCAGAAGGTCTATGACCTTGCCGAAAAAATGGCGCATTACCTTCCGCGCGGAAAAATGCAGGTTCATATGATCCCGTTCACGGAACTGCAGAAGGCGATTTTTGATCATGTGCCGGAGAGCTATGGCATGACGGTGATGCGGCGCATGATGTACCGGGTGACGGAAAATATTGCGAACAGCCGGACGATTCATCTGCTGGCCAATGGCGAGAGCCTGGGGCAGGTGGCATCGCAGACGCCCGACAGCATGTGGGCGATCAATGCCGTGACGAATCTGCCGGTGATCCGTCCACTGGCCTGTATGGATAAAGTTGATATTATGGAAACGGCCCGGAAGATCGATACGTACGAAATTTCGATCCGCCCGTTCGAGGACTGCTGCACCGTTTTTGTGCCGAAATATCCCAGTACCTCGCCGTCGCTCAAAAAATGCGAAAAATATGAAACATTTTTTGACTGGGCTCCGCTGGTGGAAAAATGTGCGCAGGGGGTGGAAACCGTCACGATCGAAGCCGGAAAACCGATCCGGCTCGATGCCGATACGACCGACGAAATCTGTTCGCTGCTTTAG
- a CDS encoding patatin-like phospholipase family protein → MKKIGLTLGGGGARGFAHLAVLEVFDELGVKPSYISGTSIGAIIGALYAAGNSAAGIHEMVSGIFGPPKKNGIKKILKPTENFKFIELFDPHLSLKPKGLIKGEKLLNFLYEKIGVSTFEELEIPLKTVATDFWRNEQVVFSSGELLPAIRASMAIPYVFTPICMDDRVLVDGGLVNNVPLDLLSSQCDIRIAVDVMGESSKPKTKVPNPIEAVFHTYEVMMSTIADEKLAANPVDIFLRIPLVDAELLDFHKTELIYNQGLAVKGEFKRQLTKLIENNHPIFNWLRRR, encoded by the coding sequence ATGAAAAAGATCGGACTGACTTTAGGGGGCGGCGGCGCAAGAGGCTTTGCGCATCTGGCGGTGCTTGAGGTGTTCGATGAGCTGGGTGTTAAACCCTCGTATATTTCGGGAACGAGTATTGGTGCCATTATAGGTGCGCTGTATGCAGCGGGTAACTCTGCCGCCGGAATTCATGAAATGGTCAGTGGTATCTTTGGTCCGCCGAAGAAAAACGGCATAAAAAAAATTCTTAAACCAACAGAAAATTTTAAGTTTATTGAGCTGTTCGATCCGCATCTGAGCCTGAAGCCGAAAGGGCTGATCAAAGGGGAAAAACTGCTGAATTTCCTTTATGAAAAAATCGGGGTATCCACGTTTGAAGAACTGGAAATTCCGCTCAAAACCGTAGCGACGGATTTCTGGAGAAATGAACAGGTGGTGTTCAGTTCGGGCGAACTGCTGCCGGCAATTCGCGCCAGTATGGCGATCCCCTATGTGTTCACACCGATTTGTATGGATGACCGGGTTTTGGTGGATGGCGGACTGGTGAATAATGTTCCGCTGGATCTACTGAGTTCCCAATGCGATATCCGCATTGCGGTCGATGTGATGGGGGAGAGCTCCAAACCCAAAACAAAAGTGCCGAATCCCATCGAGGCTGTTTTTCATACTTACGAAGTGATGATGAGCACGATTGCCGATGAAAAACTTGCGGCCAATCCTGTAGATATTTTTCTGCGTATTCCGCTGGTGGATGCCGAGCTGCTTGATTTCCATAAAACGGAACTGATTTACAATCAGGGGCTCGCTGTAAAAGGGGAATTCAAACGCCAGCTGACGAAGCTGATCGAAAATAATCATCCGATTTTTAACTGGCTGCGGAGAAGATAA
- a CDS encoding NYN domain-containing protein — protein MRLEWLIIDGYNLLHKVEELSVLLHRDMELARHKLVRMLEATAHRMAPQTTIVFDGREQGQDAALTSKHLEIFFSPGKHTADTVIERLVAKFPTPGKILVVTSDRAEADTVLSDGAQVMSCSEFLAQCNADARKTTGKQIRPGQNPKLGDLFPDGM, from the coding sequence ATGCGTTTGGAATGGTTGATTATCGACGGCTACAATCTGTTGCACAAGGTGGAGGAATTGAGCGTCCTGCTGCACCGCGATATGGAACTGGCCCGCCATAAACTGGTCCGTATGCTGGAAGCAACCGCCCATCGCATGGCTCCTCAGACCACCATTGTTTTTGACGGACGTGAGCAGGGGCAGGATGCCGCGTTGACTTCGAAACACCTCGAAATTTTCTTTTCGCCGGGAAAGCACACGGCCGATACGGTAATCGAGCGGCTTGTGGCCAAGTTTCCAACCCCTGGAAAAATTTTAGTTGTGACGTCTGACCGCGCAGAAGCCGATACGGTGCTGAGCGATGGTGCACAAGTGATGTCCTGTTCTGAATTTCTGGCGCAGTGCAACGCCGATGCGCGGAAAACAACCGGAAAACAAATCCGCCCCGGACAGAATCCGAAACTCGGTGATCTGTTCCCTGATGGAATGTAG
- a CDS encoding 1-phosphofructokinase family hexose kinase — translation MSSSSKPIICCGFTPAIQRIITLKKIKKGAVNRAESVTIGIGGKGANVARMIHQLNGRAELIEFSGGKNGRLLEQLLNAEGIGYRHIEVDGETRICQTLVESGNPDTTELVEEMPPITSNDWKKALLLFQTLEHSGSWTALSGKLPAGAPTDGYAEICRIAKEAGGKLIVDTQGEPLMHTLQHHPDLVKINSRELADATGTDEISAGCRKLIERGAQAVFITRGRRPSLYVDALRSLEIDPPEIQAVNPTGSGDAVTAGLTLALNSGSSLKEALVQGTACGAANALNLLSGHLIPKDIERLKTKVRVKRIT, via the coding sequence ATGAGCTCATCATCAAAACCCATTATCTGTTGCGGATTTACGCCAGCGATCCAGCGAATCATTACGTTAAAAAAAATTAAAAAAGGAGCCGTCAACCGTGCCGAATCGGTAACGATCGGCATCGGCGGCAAAGGAGCCAATGTGGCTCGGATGATCCATCAGCTCAACGGCAGGGCCGAGCTGATCGAATTTTCGGGCGGAAAAAACGGGCGCTTGCTTGAACAGCTTCTGAATGCCGAGGGCATCGGCTACCGCCATATTGAAGTCGATGGAGAAACGCGGATTTGCCAGACGCTGGTGGAATCCGGCAACCCCGACACGACAGAACTGGTGGAAGAAATGCCCCCGATCACTTCCAATGACTGGAAAAAGGCGTTGTTGCTTTTCCAGACACTGGAACATTCCGGGAGCTGGACAGCCCTCTCCGGAAAACTTCCGGCCGGAGCTCCGACGGACGGATATGCCGAGATCTGCCGTATTGCAAAAGAAGCCGGCGGAAAACTGATTGTCGACACGCAGGGCGAACCGCTGATGCATACGCTGCAGCACCATCCCGATCTGGTTAAAATCAACAGCCGCGAACTGGCTGACGCCACAGGAACCGATGAAATATCCGCCGGTTGCCGGAAATTGATCGAGCGCGGTGCCCAGGCCGTTTTTATCACCCGGGGCAGGCGGCCGTCGTTGTATGTTGATGCGCTCCGATCCCTGGAGATTGATCCTCCGGAAATTCAGGCGGTGAATCCGACAGGAAGCGGCGATGCAGTAACGGCGGGACTTACACTGGCCTTAAACTCGGGCAGTTCCCTGAAAGAGGCCCTTGTGCAAGGCACAGCATGCGGTGCAGCCAATGCACTGAACCTGTTGTCAGGACACCTTATCCCTAAAGACATTGAACGTCTGAAAACCAAAGTCCGTGTAAAAAGGATAACATAG
- a CDS encoding tRNA dihydrouridine synthase, which produces MPSSSPTLILAPMRGITTMHYRRAFVRHFQGLDIEMAPFIPTVSAERINPKLLKDVLPENQSGLPMIPQVIGNNADDFVQMNIALADLGYTEVNWNLGCPHKPIRKKRRGSGLLPFPDTVDQILNEVCERSPVKISVKVRLGVSDKSELIKLIPVLNQFPLSEVIIHPRTAEQMYEGHVDLNAFDEAFQALEHTVCYNGDINDPAFFQTLEKRFPTIQRFMLGRGLLANPFLCEQIKQSSISHIAMYEKPIPRIRAFHDDLVDQYEAVLHGDHPVLGKMKEFWTYQATHLSNGRKMFKKLKKAQKLSTYKAIVAEFLADAEWQA; this is translated from the coding sequence ATGCCCTCTTCCAGCCCCACTCTAATTCTGGCCCCCATGCGCGGCATCACCACCATGCACTACCGCCGCGCCTTTGTCCGCCATTTCCAGGGACTGGATATCGAGATGGCCCCGTTCATCCCGACGGTCAGCGCCGAACGCATCAATCCGAAACTGCTCAAAGACGTTCTTCCCGAAAACCAGTCCGGACTGCCCATGATCCCCCAGGTCATTGGCAACAACGCCGACGATTTTGTGCAGATGAATATCGCTCTGGCCGACCTCGGCTACACCGAGGTCAACTGGAATTTGGGTTGCCCCCATAAACCCATCCGCAAAAAACGCCGCGGCTCCGGCCTGCTGCCGTTTCCCGATACCGTCGATCAAATCCTCAACGAAGTCTGCGAACGCAGCCCCGTCAAAATATCCGTAAAAGTCCGGCTCGGGGTTTCCGACAAATCGGAACTCATAAAACTGATCCCCGTACTCAATCAATTTCCGCTCAGCGAAGTCATTATTCATCCCCGAACGGCCGAACAGATGTATGAGGGACACGTCGACCTCAACGCCTTCGACGAAGCCTTCCAGGCTCTGGAACACACCGTCTGCTACAACGGCGACATCAACGATCCTGCATTCTTCCAGACCCTGGAAAAGCGTTTTCCGACAATTCAACGTTTCATGCTCGGCCGCGGACTGCTCGCCAATCCCTTCCTTTGCGAACAGATTAAACAGAGCTCCATTTCACACATTGCAATGTATGAAAAACCGATTCCCCGCATCCGCGCTTTTCACGATGACCTTGTGGACCAATACGAAGCCGTCCTCCACGGCGATCACCCTGTGCTCGGGAAAATGAAAGAATTCTGGACCTATCAGGCCACCCACCTCTCCAATGGCCGAAAAATGTTCAAGAAACTCAAAAAGGCCCAGAAGCTCAGTACCTATAAAGCCATCGTTGCCGAATTCCTTGCCGATGCTGAATGGCAGGCTTAA
- the efpL gene encoding elongation factor P-like protein EfpL, with the protein MIKACDLKKQHVIDIDGAPHTVENISQQSPTARGGGTIYKVRFRNVSTKNKVDMTYRADDALQETSFETQEVSYDYKNGDRYAFMDLETYESFELTEEDIEDILPFLIEGMEGITALVSEGRILTLRMPDTIEMEIVECPPAMKGASATSRTKPATMPTGLIIQVPEYIEPGEVIKIDTKERKFLSRA; encoded by the coding sequence ATGATTAAGGCCTGTGACCTCAAGAAACAACACGTAATCGACATCGACGGCGCGCCGCATACCGTCGAAAATATCAGCCAGCAGTCGCCCACCGCCCGCGGCGGCGGCACCATTTATAAAGTCCGGTTCCGCAACGTCTCCACCAAAAACAAGGTCGACATGACCTACCGCGCCGACGATGCTCTGCAGGAAACCTCGTTCGAAACCCAGGAAGTTTCCTACGACTATAAAAACGGCGACCGCTACGCCTTCATGGACCTGGAAACCTATGAATCCTTCGAACTGACTGAAGAGGATATTGAAGACATTCTTCCCTTCCTCATTGAAGGCATGGAAGGCATCACCGCCCTCGTTTCCGAGGGCCGTATTCTGACCCTGCGCATGCCCGACACCATCGAAATGGAAATTGTCGAATGCCCGCCGGCCATGAAAGGCGCGTCGGCCACATCACGCACCAAACCCGCCACCATGCCGACCGGCCTCATCATCCAGGTTCCGGAATATATCGAACCAGGCGAAGTCATCAAAATCGACACCAAAGAACGCAAGTTCCTCTCCCGTGCTTAA
- the larB gene encoding nickel pincer cofactor biosynthesis protein LarB: MEIDKLEALLSRFKNDDSDMEATLAALKDLPFEDMGFAKIDHHRALRTGYPEVVFCQGKTHEQVEQIFQALEKRNDHILLTRAEPELFQRLEKINSRLRYNELGRTIVLENTEKEKTGSVLIISAGTADIPVAEEAYETASISGARAERIYDAGVAGIHRLLAHNEKIQQARAIVCVAGMEGALPSVVGGLAPCPVIAVPTSVGYGSHLNGLAPLFTMLNSCAPNITVVNIDNGFGAGFNAALVNALK; this comes from the coding sequence ATGGAAATAGATAAACTCGAAGCCCTGCTCTCCCGATTTAAAAACGACGACTCCGATATGGAGGCTACACTCGCCGCACTGAAAGACCTTCCGTTCGAAGATATGGGTTTTGCCAAAATCGACCACCACCGCGCGCTCCGCACCGGCTACCCGGAGGTGGTGTTCTGCCAGGGAAAAACCCACGAGCAGGTGGAACAGATTTTCCAGGCTCTGGAAAAACGAAATGACCATATTCTGCTGACCCGTGCCGAACCGGAATTGTTCCAACGATTGGAAAAAATCAATTCGCGTCTACGTTACAACGAACTCGGACGAACCATCGTTCTGGAAAACACAGAAAAAGAAAAAACCGGCAGCGTACTGATTATTTCCGCCGGAACCGCGGACATCCCGGTGGCGGAAGAAGCCTATGAAACCGCTTCCATTTCCGGAGCCCGCGCGGAACGGATCTACGACGCCGGCGTGGCCGGCATTCACCGCCTGCTGGCCCACAACGAAAAAATCCAGCAGGCCCGCGCTATCGTCTGCGTGGCCGGCATGGAAGGCGCGCTGCCCTCCGTTGTCGGCGGTCTCGCCCCCTGCCCGGTCATTGCCGTCCCCACCTCCGTCGGCTACGGCTCGCACCTCAATGGCCTCGCACCGCTCTTCACCATGCTGAATTCCTGCGCCCCCAACATCACCGTCGTCAACATCGATAACGGTTTCGGAGCCGGCTTTAATGCCGCTCTGGTGAATGCCTTGAAATAG
- the metK gene encoding methionine adenosyltransferase, translating into MSKIRVDHVFTSESVSEGHPDKVCDQISDAILDACLAQDPKSRVACETLTTTNLVVNAGEITCSGWDQVDPEAIAREVCREIGYDREELEFCDKTFEYINRLHGQSPDISQGVTEGEGLFAEQGAGDQGMMFGYACNETDELMPAPIAFSHRLLDELQKIRKAGTLSYLRPDSKSQVSVQYKGGKPVSIETVVISHQTDDVPLETIREDLIKVCKAVLEPTGLLKEDTEYFINPTGKFVIGGPHGDAGLTGRKIIVDTYGGVGSHGGGAFSGKDPSKVDRSAAYYSRYAAKNIVAAGLAEKCEIQVAYAIGVPEPLSINVDTYGTGKVDDHKIEAVLKSGDIFDFRPSALIADLDLVHPKGWSYRESAAYGHFGRNQFPWEKTDKVDALKKALNI; encoded by the coding sequence ATGAGTAAAATCCGCGTAGATCACGTTTTTACGTCCGAGTCCGTTTCCGAAGGACATCCGGATAAGGTGTGTGACCAGATTTCCGATGCCATTCTTGATGCCTGTCTTGCGCAGGATCCTAAAAGCCGCGTGGCCTGCGAAACCCTTACCACCACAAATCTGGTGGTGAATGCCGGCGAAATTACGTGTTCCGGCTGGGATCAGGTTGATCCGGAAGCCATTGCCCGCGAAGTGTGCCGCGAGATCGGCTACGACCGCGAGGAGCTTGAATTTTGCGATAAAACGTTTGAATACATCAACCGGCTGCACGGTCAGTCTCCCGATATTTCCCAGGGGGTTACGGAAGGCGAAGGCCTTTTTGCCGAACAGGGAGCGGGGGATCAGGGTATGATGTTCGGTTATGCCTGTAACGAAACAGATGAGCTGATGCCCGCACCGATTGCGTTCAGTCATCGTCTGCTCGACGAATTGCAGAAAATCCGCAAGGCCGGAACCCTTTCCTATCTGCGTCCCGATTCCAAATCGCAGGTTTCGGTTCAGTATAAAGGAGGAAAGCCGGTTTCCATTGAAACGGTGGTGATTTCGCACCAGACCGATGATGTGCCGCTGGAAACGATCCGCGAAGATTTGATCAAGGTCTGTAAAGCCGTGCTGGAGCCGACGGGCCTGCTTAAAGAAGATACGGAATATTTCATTAATCCGACCGGTAAATTTGTAATCGGCGGCCCGCACGGGGATGCCGGACTGACCGGACGTAAAATTATTGTGGATACCTATGGCGGGGTCGGCAGTCACGGCGGCGGGGCTTTCTCCGGTAAAGATCCCTCAAAAGTGGACCGTTCCGCGGCCTATTATTCCCGCTACGCCGCGAAAAATATTGTGGCGGCGGGGCTGGCTGAAAAGTGTGAAATTCAGGTGGCTTATGCCATCGGGGTTCCGGAACCGCTGAGTATCAATGTGGATACTTATGGAACCGGCAAGGTGGATGATCATAAAATTGAAGCGGTGCTCAAAAGCGGTGATATTTTTGATTTCCGCCCGAGCGCACTGATTGCAGATCTGGATCTGGTACATCCGAAGGGCTGGAGCTATCGTGAGTCGGCGGCTTATGGGCATTTCGGACGCAACCAGTTCCCCTGGGAGAAAACCGACAAGGTGGATGCGCTGAAAAAAGCGCTGAATATTTAA